CATTAAAcgagataattaaataaatagtatCTACAGTTGATATATTTactaaaatgtcattttatggccGGCCATATTATGGCTGCATAGCTTTTCTCTTTCCAAAAAGAGAAACAAGATTCACACTCATTTAGCAAACACTTAAGCAAACCTTCTACCCTAATGGCAACAGTTAATCACGAACATAAACGAAACAAACACAAGAAATGTTTACGCAGTTCGATACTATATATATCTACGTCTCGGGATATGCTAAatcagggatttcactataatTTTCGGTTGTAAGTTATTACATGAAATAACAACTCTATATATAAGCGCAATATAATCTTATCACATCCTAGTCAGGATACAAATCGTATTAGGGCCGAACTACTTAGTTTCATTTTGCAACAAAAATAGCATGTAAAGGGCAAGGAGAGTGTgataactaactaactaagtaGTCCAACTAAAAGAAGCTTAACTCACAATGCCTTTCTTAAAAGAAACATAAGTTCACCATTTTAGACTAAACACATCACATTAGGCCACACATTActtgatcaaaacaaaaaagGTTAAACTAATTTTGTttcaataatatattaaaatttcttGCTGACATGGCCACCACCGCAGCGCTGGCACGTGCTGATTAGCTGCTCCAGAAAGCCGGGGAAGAAAACCATCTGTTGACTGTTACATAGCCATATTTAGTCTTCTTTTGCTTCTATTTTAGCACTTTGATCAATCACAAAAGCTATAAAAGAAACCATGAAATGCTTGTCACGTTCACACCCTATTTATATAACATATGTCTGACTGAATCTTTTCCAAATTCTTGGCTTTGTGAAGCTGCTTTGTGGCAAAGTGAATCCAATCTTATCGAAGCTCGGCACGATTTTGCTCTTCGTTGTGAGAGTGGAGTGATCTGAAGATAAAACAGAGGAcacaagaaaagaagaaaaagaatctCTTGTTagattatttttatattcaaaAGTTGTGAgttctctttattttttaaatttttttggtttgattCTTGTACTAGCTGTCTTACTTTTGGCTGAATCTAGTACTTGTTTAGCCTGTTTAGTAGTACTAAATTCTCATTTTTATTGTGTTGTCTGAAGTGAAACAGTTGTTGAAGTGAGATAGTGAGACATTATTATGATCAAGATTCCTTTGTAgcttaatttcataaatttgagGGGTTTTTTCACTGATCAAGAATTTTTTTACAAGATTTCATAGATATAAGATGCGAAggctctttcttcttttttttctgggatttttttatattcttaATTTTATTGCTTAAAAACAGCATGATCAGTGAAACTATGTGTTTGTTTGTTCTCATACATGATTTTAGCTTCATTTTCTTACAACCTGAgtgactctctctctctctctctctctctctctctctctctctctctctctctctctctctctttctctgtgTTGATTCTTAGTTCTTGATTCTTACATCAATTATGATCTAGATTCCTTAGTTTCAGAATTTGGAGTGATTTTTACTGAtcaagaaaatattttcaagaATTCATAGATAATAAGATGTGAAGTCCcattcttcttcattttttttctggGATATTTTTGTCCATAATTTTTTGGACGAAGGAGAAGTGTCTTATCAAATAAGTTGGGCTTCCTCGTCTTTCTCTTCAGGTTGTTGAAATGACTACCCCGACAACTCAGTTCGCGCCATCGGGAAGGTTGGGATTGTATGAACCGATGCACCAGATGAGCATGTGGGAAGACACATTTGAGGGCAACATCAGCCCTGACGCCGCTGTCTGTATGATCAATGATGCCGATTCTAAGATAGACGACAAGATTGAGTACACTTCGGACAAATCAGTGGAGCAAGCTGAGGACTCTAGAGCTTCGAGAAGTATATCTGAGAAGGTTAGACCCCTTACAAACTCTGCTTATTGTAATGAAAACATTCAATGCCAGCGCGTTGGTGTAGGATTTGAGAAGCCAGTTTTGTGATCACAGATACAGCGGCGATTGGCTCAGAACCGTGAGGCTGCAAGGAAGAGTCGTCTCAGGAAGAAGGTGCAGAGATTTTCATTTCGTGTATTTAATTTTACTAGAATGGTGCAAGAATTGTTGAATTCTTGGATAGTTATGCTAGGTTATTGCTTTGCATTTGTAGGCTTAtgttcaacagttggaaacaaGCAGATTGAAGCTAGCTCAGCTCGAGCTCGAGCTCGAGCGAGCTAGACAACAGGTAAGAATTAACCTAACAAATTCaaacaatactttaaaaaaaatttgtgtgTTTAGGTTCTGATTCTTGATTTTAGGGAATGCTTATCGCCGGTGCAACGGCGCATATGGGCTTGTGTGGCACCGTGGGCTCCGGGATTGCATCGTTCGAGATAGAGTACAGCCACTGGCTAGACCAGCAGGAGAGGAAGATCACTGAGCTAAAGAACGTGCTCCAGACGCCCATAGGCGATCTGGAGCTACGTGTAATGGTTGAGCGCGTGCTCAGCCATTACTATGACCTCTTCCACATGAAGAGGGAGGCCGCGAGGGCCGACGCGTTCTACTTGGTctctggcatgtggaggacCTCAGTCGAGAGGTTTTTCCTGTGGATCGGGGGCTTCAAGCCTTCAGAACTCATCAACGTACGAGATTTTGTTTCTGGTGTGTGGTTTGCAGGCGATTGCATATGAATACTATTTTATTGAGAGTGTATTTTTGGTTGCAGGTGGTTATGCCTCAGCTGCAGCCTCTCACTGATCAGCAAACGGCGAATGTGGATAACTTGAAGCACTTGTGCGTGCAGGCTGAGGACGCTCTGTCGCAAGGCATGGAGAAGCTCCAACAGACCCTGGCGCAGAGCGTCACATTTCTGGCCCCGGGAGCAGGGAACTACTGCTCCCAGACGGCCTTTGCCCTCGAGAACTTGGAGTCTCTTGAGAGTTTCATAAACCAGGTAAACATGAACTAAATGACCCGGGCCGTGTTTTGGTAGACGGAATTATAGTACTAATGTGCTCGAATTTGGACGTACAGGCGGATCATTTACGACAACAAACACTACAGCACATGTCGCATATATTGACTACGCGACAGGCAGCTAATGGATTGGTTGCATTCGGGGAGTATTTTCAGCGTCTGCGGACACTGAGCTCGCTCTGGTCCGCCCGTTGCCCGGGTGAACCAGCCTGATGTGCGGTCGTGTCAAGGTTCGTGAAGCAGCATTAGGTACAAGTTAAGCCACGGATATAAATATATAGTAGAAGTTCTGTAAATGAGATAAATCTTGTAGTTTTTGCTTAGTTGAGTAACGATTTATAATCCAACCACTGCTATATTTTTATGTGGCTTATGTGCATATATGATTGAAGCAGTAATATGTATGGTCTAGGCACAAGTATGATCTCTCAATTTGTACCTAAATCGTTGTGTTGTGATTTATAGATGATATGAGCGAATcgaactttaatttttaattaattagtaaaaatgatCAATAAAAAACTAGTTTgtccttcaaaaataaaatacacaacatGGATTCTAGGCTATAGCAAAGCAATACAGTTGGACTCCCATGCCGATCTAAATGAATCATCTTTTCCACATAAATAAATCTTTGTTTATTAGGCAAGAGGCTAGCAAATCGCAAATTCTGTCGACACGTGTACAAGATGACATCACATTCGAATATCATCgcacaacaacaaaaataacaCTCAAACATATAACACAGAGAAGCCAAAATGAAGTGTAAAAAACATAATATTACTTTCTTCCTCTATAGAAAAAAGTTAGCAAAATATGTGTTCAGTAGTAAATGGCTCTTCATACCTGAAAGCCTCATTGATAAGGTGCTgctgaaaagaaaaaaaggattGGATCATTAGCATTTGTCAGCTGTGTGTATCTCAAAGCTGTGAAGTTATGCGGCTGAGTTTATAGAAGCAGAATGCTGGTCCACGATGAGTTTGATCAGCGGCTCCTCCACTTCAGCACCAGCCCGCGTTCTGTCTTGTTGAACGATAATGTTTCCACCCTTGGTGACGACGATGACCTCCTCTTTACGCGTTAGGAGCTCATTAGCTACCACCATGTCCATGTTGTATTTCTCAAGGGCCGCACCGGCTTTCTTCAGAAGAATATCCTTATCAGTCTCTAGCTGTGGAGGAGGAAAAGCATTGTGTTAAATGTATATCCTATTTCAAGGGGAAAGACGCTTGTTTAGCCTTATAAACTGATTTTGGGACAGTTTTAACCCGACTTCAACAGGCTAAAACTGTCATTAAAACATTGTTTGAAGACTGAATTAAGTATTTTATTACCTTGAATGATATGCAAAAGGCCTTTGGAGCCCAGTCTCTCCTCAGCACCGACAGCATCTTCGGAACCTGGACGAGTCGCATGTCCAGAGGACCAGAGCTGGACTGAATCTTATGCACTGCCTGAGACGAAACAGCAGATGCTATTGTCAACAAAACATGATGATGAAAACTCAAACAGTCCATCATGCTGTTATTGCTTAACTTAACATGTGTCTACTGTTGATGTTAGGGAGAAACATATTATCCAATCAAGTTAGTATTTTCGATGATGATATGCTGACATGCTGTTTTGGGTAGTTGAATGATAGATACATTACCATGCTCTCCCAGGGAACATAAAAATCAGACACTGCTGCAGCGAGATAGAACAGAGCACGTGAACCGAGGCCGCTCATTAATGATGCAATCAACTGCAAATTCTGGCAAAGCATACACAAAAGTGATCATAAGGACTAACTGAATTACTAGGTAGAACTAAgtgaaaattttgtttttgataGCTTAGTTTCTACGTAAAGATGGTGAGAGTACCAACCTGAAGATACTCGAAGATTGTAGTGAAGGGAAGTTTCAACAAGGTGCCAGAGCTCGTTGCCTGCAAAAGAGTCAAACATGTTCATTATTCATCAAGTTGCAAGATCAGCAAAAATTAGACTGAAACGTGAAGATAATGATGATCATACCGCATGACTGTTACTTATAGCTTCCTTGACTGTTTTCTCATATGGTGGCCGTGCTGAAATGTGCAACAACGGTAAATCAAAGATAGTTTTTATAAAGAAATCGAATCGAGCAAATTGACAATTAACATCAAAAAGACATATGTTACAACAATATCCTCTAGCATTCCCTATTATCTAAACTATAAAGACAAGAAATTCAGCAAAAATGCAGTGTGGTGACGAAGCGAACCTGTAATATTTGATTCGTCAGTAACTTGCAAACATTCGAGCAAAGGATTATTCGGAAGCAATGTGCAAAATGGCTGGTAGGTTCCTCTGCAAAATACTACACATTACAATAATGCTTTCGAAGCTAAGTAATTAAGCCGGTTTCACTTTCGCCGTCACGAACATGAGGTTCTGCTTAAAGAAGAAAGGAAGCATTACTTACTCGCGATAAAGAAACACCACTGCATATCCAGCTTTCAAGAAATATCTGTAGTTTCATCGTCCAGAGTAAAAAACATAAGCATAACATAGAATCTTtcaaaagaaacaaaataacAATGCCAGCTTACTCTGTAGAAGTTGATCCCCGATGGCCTGAGCTGAAATTGTCAATGTAACGCACACATCGTTGCTCCAAAGGAACAGTTGTCCCTCCAGAAGTCACCAACACGATCCTCCTAGGATGTTCTGATGACAAAATGAATGTGAAACCTTGCAGCTCAATCGCGAGTGGAAAATGTAGTCTTTTTTCGTGATTAACCTAACTAACTTGCCTGAATTCGAATTCAATTGAATGAACTCttcagtttttcttttgatttctgCAGCATTCTTCAGAGGAGGCGATGAATCAAAGAAAGACTTTATATCATGATTAGATGTTTCCTCGAAACCATTTGACGGGTCCATTGGAAAAGCTTGCTAgctaataaaataaacaaaacaaccaacaaaatcttGATTTCAGATGTAGAATAACTAATTAGCTCTAAACAATAAAATATCAGAATTCTAAGCGGCTTTGCATCAAACAAGTAATGTGCAACAAGTTACAAATTGCAGTCTCTCTTAATCCAACTTCTATCATCACAGCAACGAATTCTGAATACCACCGGATTACGCAACATAAATTTTCAACGAGTTAGGAAATCAATCAGCGTAGCAAAACTCAATCTAGAAAAAGAGTTAAACTATCATAACTCAGCAGGCTAGAATTCATCAAATACGAATACTTGATTACACAATT
This sequence is a window from Salvia splendens isolate huo1 chromosome 14, SspV2, whole genome shotgun sequence. Protein-coding genes within it:
- the LOC121765893 gene encoding transcription factor TGA7-like, which encodes MTTPTTQFAPSGRLGLYEPMHQMSMWEDTFEGNISPDAAVCMINDADSKIDDKIEYTSDKSVEQAEDSRASRSISEKIQRRLAQNREAARKSRLRKKAYVQQLETSRLKLAQLELELERARQQGMLIAGATAHMGLCGTVGSGIASFEIEYSHWLDQQERKITELKNVLQTPIGDLELRVMVERVLSHYYDLFHMKREAARADAFYLVSGMWRTSVERFFLWIGGFKPSELINVVMPQLQPLTDQQTANVDNLKHLCVQAEDALSQGMEKLQQTLAQSVTFLAPGAGNYCSQTAFALENLESLESFINQADHLRQQTLQHMSHILTTRQAANGLVAFGEYFQRLRTLSSLWSARCPGEPA
- the LOC121765894 gene encoding phosphopantothenate--cysteine ligase 2-like codes for the protein MDPSNGFEETSNHDIKSFFDSSPPLKNAAEIKRKTEEFIQLNSNSEHPRRIVLVTSGGTTVPLEQRCVRYIDNFSSGHRGSTSTEYFLKAGYAVVFLYREGTYQPFCTLLPNNPLLECLQVTDESNITARPPYEKTVKEAISNSHAATSSGTLLKLPFTTIFEYLQNLQLIASLMSGLGSRALFYLAAAVSDFYVPWESMAVHKIQSSSGPLDMRLVQVPKMLSVLRRDWAPKAFCISFKLETDKDILLKKAGAALEKYNMDMVVANELLTRKEEVIVVTKGGNIIVQQDRTRAGAEVEEPLIKLIVDQHSASINSAA